The Paenibacillus sp. FSL R7-0204 genome includes a region encoding these proteins:
- a CDS encoding DUF2441 domain-containing protein encodes MQASERYVYHIVTRKKMALNQIIHFDNQQKNTLYRFFFEQEQLNSKGEDVIQILHGNYTDDGLKLDKEDADVTVKYAEQTIRAVREVIVEMVRLQEHPEYPSRLSCLYAAKSYEDALMWKSIFDSYHRKVLQIVKLKVTGAIFEGDGGLLPKEDATPFSRKIEQAREYWKGNLNNALPELLINGRIEVVDIITEYPCS; translated from the coding sequence ATGCAAGCAAGCGAAAGATACGTTTACCACATTGTAACCCGGAAGAAGATGGCCCTGAATCAAATCATTCATTTTGACAACCAGCAGAAAAACACCTTGTATCGCTTCTTTTTTGAGCAAGAACAGTTGAATTCCAAAGGGGAAGACGTTATTCAAATCCTGCACGGTAATTATACTGATGACGGTTTGAAATTGGATAAAGAGGATGCAGATGTTACGGTTAAGTATGCGGAGCAGACCATCCGAGCGGTTCGGGAGGTGATCGTTGAAATGGTAAGGCTACAGGAACATCCTGAGTATCCTTCACGTTTGTCTTGCTTATACGCAGCGAAGAGCTATGAAGACGCCCTGATGTGGAAAAGCATATTCGATTCGTATCACCGGAAAGTGCTGCAGATCGTGAAACTTAAGGTCACTGGAGCTATTTTTGAAGGTGACGGCGGTCTATTGCCCAAGGAAGACGCGACTCCATTCTCCCGTAAAATCGAACAAGCCAGAGAATACTGGAAAGGTAATCTCAATAACGCGCTTCCAGAGCTGTTGATTAACGGAAGAATCGAAGTCGTAGACATCATTACAGAGTACCCTTGCTCCTAA
- a CDS encoding GNAT family N-acetyltransferase, whose protein sequence is MSHYTTIMERLRRNPLKNVTLLKMMTAYHTQIDSVLIEQQEEWGVLLLMPAATFAYDQRTYPEADTVVLMDYSSPEVFPALLKRLPQDANLVFKLQEDAYRQALEPYFTLRRVRSLYSYSSAEGQRFSADEACTVSDTIDERLLPLWMANEYSLEEITQYFEDGAFGVTLFDGETPLSTCMVYRNEEQIWEIGGVRTVEAARQRGLAQRVVRTAVFHTQKRGFIPRYQVLENNPASIRLAESIGLTRAVTLEHWVNY, encoded by the coding sequence TTGAGTCACTATACAACCATAATGGAGAGATTACGCCGGAATCCGCTGAAGAATGTTACACTGCTCAAAATGATGACGGCGTATCATACGCAGATCGACAGCGTGCTGATTGAACAACAGGAAGAGTGGGGAGTGCTGCTGCTTATGCCTGCCGCCACCTTCGCCTATGATCAACGGACCTACCCGGAGGCTGACACCGTTGTGCTGATGGACTACAGCAGTCCTGAGGTCTTCCCGGCCCTGCTCAAGCGGTTGCCGCAGGACGCCAACCTGGTCTTCAAGCTTCAGGAGGATGCGTACCGTCAGGCGCTGGAACCGTATTTCACGCTGCGGCGGGTCCGTAGTCTCTACTCGTATTCTTCGGCCGAAGGCCAGAGGTTCAGCGCAGATGAGGCCTGCACGGTCAGTGATACTATCGATGAACGGCTGCTGCCGCTGTGGATGGCGAATGAGTATTCGTTAGAGGAGATCACGCAGTATTTTGAAGACGGGGCTTTCGGTGTGACGTTATTTGACGGGGAGACGCCACTTAGTACATGTATGGTGTACCGCAACGAGGAGCAAATCTGGGAGATCGGCGGCGTACGTACCGTAGAAGCTGCCAGACAGCGTGGATTAGCACAGCGCGTAGTCCGCACAGCAGTCTTCCACACCCAGAAGCGCGGCTTCATTCCCAGGTACCAGGTGCTGGAGAACAATCCCGCCTCCATCCGCCTCGCCGAATCCATTGGCCTAACCCGCGCTGTCACGCTGGAGCACTGGGTTAATTATTGA
- the murI gene encoding glutamate racemase: protein MRIGFFDSGIGGLTVLHQALKLLPQEDYLFYADTNHVPYGEKTKDEVREYILQAVDFMAKQHIKALVVACNTATSIVIEELRQRYDFPVLGIEPAVKPAVEQSEGKQKKVLVLATRLTLQEKKYHDLVHRIDHGEIVDSLPLPGLVEFAERFDFDEDRIIPYLKSELAHLDLKRYSTVVLGCTHFPYFEGSLRKIFPDTVDFISGSLGTARHLKQILQAGGRINEGTGDILFYRSSVKVDDPSMLSKYGRLFKRLDDIEQSINLSKGADLT, encoded by the coding sequence ATGCGAATTGGATTTTTTGACTCCGGAATAGGCGGGTTAACCGTGCTTCATCAGGCGCTTAAGCTCTTGCCGCAAGAGGACTACCTCTTCTATGCAGATACCAACCATGTGCCCTATGGGGAGAAGACGAAAGACGAAGTCAGGGAATACATCCTGCAAGCGGTGGATTTCATGGCCAAGCAGCATATAAAAGCGTTGGTGGTCGCTTGTAACACAGCCACCAGCATCGTGATCGAAGAGCTGCGGCAGCGGTATGACTTTCCGGTCCTCGGGATCGAGCCGGCCGTGAAGCCTGCGGTTGAACAATCGGAGGGCAAGCAGAAGAAGGTGCTGGTACTTGCTACCCGCTTAACGCTGCAGGAGAAGAAGTATCATGATTTGGTGCACCGTATCGATCACGGGGAGATTGTTGACAGTCTGCCGCTGCCCGGGCTGGTTGAGTTTGCGGAGCGCTTTGATTTTGACGAAGATAGAATTATTCCCTATCTGAAAAGTGAGCTCGCCCACTTGGACCTTAAGCGGTACAGCACGGTGGTCCTTGGATGCACTCACTTCCCCTACTTCGAGGGAAGCCTGCGGAAGATATTCCCGGATACGGTTGACTTCATCTCAGGCAGTCTCGGAACCGCCAGGCACCTGAAGCAGATTCTTCAAGCGGGGGGACGGATCAACGAGGGGACGGGCGATATCCTTTTTTACAGATCCAGTGTCAAGGTAGATGATCCTTCCATGTTATCGAAGTATGGGCGCCTGTTCAAACGCCTGGATGACATTGAACAATCTATTAATCTGAGCAAAGGGGCTGATCTCACTTGA
- a CDS encoding GrpB family protein codes for MAEKTKVVEVVPYDPAWKAEYSRIEARMLEIAGDLIIRSEHVGSTSIEGLWAKPVIDIDLVMASYDQLPEIIRRLQAFGYEHQGNLGIEGREAFKSNQDDGFMKYHLYVCPKDGKGYVEHILFRDYLRSHPAAREEYQAVKQRLAEEYRYDIDAYCDGKTAFVQSILQRASQQQE; via the coding sequence GTGGCTGAGAAGACCAAGGTTGTAGAAGTGGTTCCTTATGATCCGGCCTGGAAGGCGGAATATAGCAGAATTGAGGCGCGGATGCTTGAGATCGCCGGGGATCTGATTATCCGGTCAGAGCATGTGGGCAGCACCTCGATTGAAGGGCTGTGGGCCAAGCCTGTGATTGATATCGATCTGGTGATGGCGAGCTATGACCAGTTGCCGGAGATCATCCGCAGACTGCAGGCGTTCGGTTATGAGCATCAGGGCAACCTGGGCATTGAGGGCCGGGAAGCCTTCAAGAGCAACCAGGATGATGGATTCATGAAATACCATCTGTATGTATGTCCCAAGGACGGCAAAGGTTACGTGGAGCATATTCTGTTCCGAGATTATCTGCGCAGCCATCCCGCTGCCCGGGAGGAATATCAGGCGGTCAAGCAGCGGCTGGCTGAAGAGTACCGTTATGACATTGATGCGTATTGTGACGGGAAGACCGCGTTTGTACAGTCTATTTTGCAGAGGGCCTCACAGCAGCAAGAGTGA
- a CDS encoding C45 family peptidase, whose amino-acid sequence MSDNPLLERKSAQFTHLVTEGTHYEVGRTLGAHHKNDPAMLKFLSSPFMGASPLTPHAADKAMESFERYCPGLNEEIQGFADETGALAAHVVFYYSYFQAPGHCTQAAYRTEASAGQSGQTYHMRNYDFGWEDEPYNQLLLSTTRVKGKPAHTGFALQLFGRYDGMNEAGLTITTTSGRVRPEMTGEGFIFPGVVRALLDQCTTAEEAAQLMRSMPVADYRNFLISDAQGNIALVETAGTGKAIQYHPDAASLSASQLVLSANHYTLPSMQLHNQQVMENSWTRYDALRTALIDDNTAINPVAAMKAAAGREYPEGICCHHYSEGLGTLWSMVCDNTARELHICFGSPQLNGWRTFGFHDPAGMRVYEAVLPDKPSAEGFWTRPR is encoded by the coding sequence ATGTCTGATAATCCCCTGTTAGAGCGCAAGAGCGCACAATTTACACATCTCGTTACCGAAGGTACTCATTATGAGGTCGGACGCACCTTGGGCGCCCATCATAAGAATGACCCCGCCATGCTAAAATTCTTGTCCTCCCCCTTCATGGGAGCCTCCCCGCTGACGCCGCATGCTGCGGACAAAGCCATGGAGAGCTTCGAGCGCTACTGCCCCGGCTTGAATGAAGAGATTCAGGGCTTCGCCGATGAGACCGGTGCCCTAGCAGCCCATGTCGTATTCTATTATTCCTATTTTCAGGCACCGGGCCACTGCACACAGGCAGCCTACCGAACCGAAGCAAGTGCGGGTCAGAGCGGACAGACCTATCATATGCGTAATTATGATTTTGGCTGGGAGGATGAGCCGTACAATCAGCTGCTGCTCAGCACAACCCGGGTGAAGGGCAAACCGGCGCATACCGGCTTTGCGCTGCAGCTGTTCGGACGTTATGACGGGATGAATGAGGCAGGACTTACCATAACCACCACCTCGGGGAGAGTCCGGCCGGAGATGACCGGGGAGGGCTTTATTTTTCCAGGCGTAGTCCGGGCCTTGCTGGATCAATGTACTACTGCGGAAGAAGCGGCCCAGCTCATGCGCAGCATGCCGGTGGCCGACTACAGAAACTTCCTGATCTCTGACGCCCAAGGGAACATCGCTCTCGTGGAGACGGCTGGTACCGGGAAAGCGATCCAGTATCACCCGGATGCTGCCAGCTTAAGCGCAAGCCAGCTCGTGCTCTCGGCGAACCATTACACCCTGCCCTCCATGCAGCTGCATAATCAGCAAGTCATGGAGAACTCATGGACCAGATATGACGCGCTGCGGACAGCACTTATAGACGATAACACCGCCATCAATCCTGTAGCAGCCATGAAAGCTGCCGCAGGACGCGAATATCCCGAAGGAATCTGCTGTCACCATTACAGCGAAGGATTAGGCACCTTATGGTCCATGGTCTGTGACAATACAGCCCGTGAGCTGCATATCTGCTTCGGTTCCCCGCAGCTGAACGGCTGGAGAACATTCGGGTTCCATGACCCGGCGGGAATGCGTGTATACGAGGCAGTGCTGCCGGACAAGCCGTCCGCAGAGGGATTCTGGACCCGTCCCAGGTAA